CATGTCATCGAATATCGGGGCAGTGCCATCGAATCACTGTCCATGGAGGGCCGGATGACGATTTGCAACATGAGCATCGAAGCCGGGGCCCGCGCGGGCATGATTGCTCCCGACGAGACCACCTACGAGTTCTTGCGCACCCGGCCGCACGCGCCCAGCGGTGCCAACTGGGACGCCGCGGTCGGCTACTGGCGACAATTGCGCACCGACCCCGGCGCGGTGTTCGACACCGAGGTGTATCTCGACGCCGCCTCATTGAGCCCCTTCGTAACCTGGGGCACCAATCCGGGCCAGGGGGTGCCGCTGGCAGCCGCCGTGCCGGATCCCCAACTGATGACCGACGACGCCCAGCGGCAGGCCGCCGAGAAAGCGTTGGCGTACATGGACCTTCGACCCGGCATTGCGATGCGCGATATTCAGGTCGATGCGGTGTTCGTCGGGTCGTGCACCAATGGTCGCATCGAAGATCTGCGGGTGGTGGCCGAGGTGTTGCGTGGCCGCAAGGTCGCCGACGGCGTCCGGATGTTGATCGTGCCGGGCTCGATGAGGGTGCGCGCCCAGGCTGAGGCCGAGGGACTCGGAGAGATCTTCACCAAGGCGGGCGCGGAATGGCGGCAAGCGGGATGTTCTATGTGCCTAGGTATGAACCCCGATCAGCTCGCGCCCGGGGAGCGCTGCGCCGCGACATCCAACCGCAACTTCGAGGGGCGGCAGGGCAAGGGTGGCCGCACACATTTGGTGTCCCCAGCCGTCGCCGCCGCCACCGCGGTTCGCGGCACGCTGTCCGCACCGGCCGACTTGAACTGAAATACGAGTAGGAATCAGCATGGAAACCTTTCACACCCACACTGGGATCGGCGTGCCCCTGCGGCGGTCCAATGTCGACACCGATCAGATCATCCCCGCGGTCTTTCTGAAGCGCGTCACCCGAACCGGATTCGAGGACGGCCTGTTCGCGAGCTGGCGCTCGGATCCTTCATTCGTGCTAAACCTCAGCCCCTTTGACCGGGGTTCGGTCTTGGTCGCCGGGCCCGATTTCGGCACCGGATCTTCGCGAGAGCATGCGGTCTGGGCGCTCATGGACTACGGATTCCGGGTGGTTATCTCGTCCCGGTTCGGAGACATCTTTCGGGGCAACGCGGGCAAGGCGGGGCTGCTGGCTGCCGAAGTCGCCCAAGATGATGTGGAGCTCCTTTGGAAGCTCATCGAGCAGAGTCCGGGCTTGGAAATCACTGCCAATCTTCAAGATCGAAATATTACTGCGGGAACAGTGGTGCTGCCGTTCAAGATTGACGACCACACGGCGTGGCGACTGCTAGAAGGTCTTGACGATATAGCCCTTACGCTGCGAAAACTCGACGAAATCGAGGCCTTCGAAGCTGCGTATCCGCTCTGGAAGCCGCGCACTCTACCCACCCCCTGACGAGTCGGCCACACGAAATATCGGCGCCGCCCTTCGGGGCAACATCGGCCATTTTGGGGCCGCCCACCGGTCAAGGGCGGCAACCGGATTGCGAAAAACCGGGTCGTTGGTTCGGTGAAATTGCGCGTGGCTCTTGGAAATCAGCTGGGTAAGGGTTTACCGTGTCCACTAGTCGGTTCCAAACGAGGACCACTGGTTTCGGAGGGTTGGGATGAACAAAGCAGAGCTCATTGACGTGCTCACACAGAAATTGGGCTCGGACCGTCGGCAGGCGACCGCCGCCGTCGAGAATGTCGTCGACACGATTGTGCGTGCGGTACACAAGGGTGACAGCGTCACCATTACCGGCTTCGGTGTGTTCGAACAGCGTCGCCGCGCGGCTCGCGTGGCCCGCAATCCGCGTACCGGCGAGACCGTGAAGGTGAGGCCGACGTCGGTTCCGGCGTTCCGTCCGGGCGCGCAATTCAAAGCGGTTGTGTCTGGCGCACAGCGTCTCCCGTCAGAAGGGCCCGCTGTGAAACGTGGAGTGGCCACCAGCGCGGCCAAGAAGGCGGCGAAGAAGGCGCCTGCTAGGAAGGCGACCAAGGCCACTACGTCTACGTCGCGGGCCAAGAAGGCGGTGACCAAGGCGCCCGCCAGGAAAGCGGCGACCAAGGCGCCCGCCAAAAAGACGGTGACCAAGGCGCCCGCCAAGAAGGCGGTGACCAAGGCCACGAAGGCGCCCGCCAAGAAGGTGACCAAAGTGGTCAAGAAGGCCACTACTGCTAGGGCCAAGGCACCGGTGCGCAAGGCGGCGACCAAGGCGCCGGCGAAGAAGGCAGCAACGAAGCGGCCGGCCAGCAAGGCTCCTGCCAAGAAGGCAACGGCACGGCGCGGTCGCAAGTAGGCCAGTGCACGCGGATACCCTTCGGACGGCAGCGCTACGACGAAGGGTATCCGCGTGTTAGGCCCGCACGTTGGCGGCCAGCGCTCCGCCGATATGGTCGGCTGTCACGACCCTGCCGGCTGACAATGACAGCACCCACGTACTGCCTTTGTGATTGCGGGATTTGTCCGGTTGGACTCCGTCGCGCTCGCACCACCATGCGATCAGATCGGGAATGACCTTTCCCTGTGTGCAGATCACCGGTGTGCCTGCCTGAGCCGCGAGCCGCAGGACGCGGCGCCGGCCGCGTTTAGGGTTCTTGGCGTAAGCCTCCTCGGTCAGAGCTGGCTCGCTACTAATAGCCACACCCAGCTCTGCGGCGAGCGGTTCCATCGTCTGGTGGCAGCGCACCCGGTCGGCCGCATAAACGTCGGTGGCACCGAACGCCAGCAGCTGTGGCACCAACGCCTCCGCCTGCGCGCGTCCTTTCTTGTCCAACGGTCGCTTGGTGTCGTCCCCGGAGAAGCGTGCCTTGCTACCCGCGGTGCCGTGCCGCACCACCAGCACCGTCTTCGTGTCCGCCGGGTGTTTGGCGAACCGGCGCAAGACCTTTCGGTCCAGGGCGTAGTCTAGTTTGTTCATCGCGTCGGGAACCGATAGCCAGACCAGCTCATCGACTTCACTTCCGGGGGAGAATTCCCCGCCGGTGCTGCGCGCTGCCCAATAGTGCACCTTCTTGACGCTTCGGGCGGGTGAGTCGATCGGGTAACTCACCGCGAGGATCCGCCTGCCCAGGCTGGCGTGGTGACCGGTCTCCTCGAGTATCTCTCGCACGGCACCCACTGGTGCGGTCTCGCCCGGATCCACTTTGCCCTTGGGCAGGGACCAGTCGTCGTAGCGGGGGCGGTGGATCACAGCTATCTCGACCGTCTCGCCCGAACTGGCAGCACGGGGTCGCCAGAGCACCGCACCGGCGGCATACACGGTCCCGCCCGACGAACGCCCGCGGGCGGATGAGTTCTGGATCGACACCTCAACTCCTGCAGGTCAATTCGGCCAGAGCCGCTCGCGGTCGTGGATGTGGTCGGTGTAGTGGTCGGAATCGGCACGCAGTGTCAGGGGCTGCGGTGCCGCTCCATCCGCGATTCCTGGTGGTCGCGCACGCTATGGCCTTCCTGCGGCGACGCGGTCCACTGCCCGTCGGGCCCGAGCACCCAGCACCGGGTGGACGGGTCCAGCGTGGACTCGAACAATTCGTCCAGCTGCGCGGTCAGCCGCGGGTCTTTGACATGAGCCATAACTTCGACTCGCCGGTCCAGATTGCGGTGCATCATGTCGGCGCTACCGATCCAGAACTCGTCGATAGCGCGGAAATGCAGAATTCGAGAGTGCTCCAGGAAGCGGCCGAGAATCGAGCGCACGATGATGTTTTCGGATAGGCCCTCCGCGCCTGGGCGTAGCGCGCAGATGCCGCGCACCACCACCTCTACCCGCACACCTGCCCGCGACGCGCGGTACAGCGCATCGATGACCTGTTCGTCGACAAGTGCGTTCATTTTCAGCCGGATGCGGCCCATACCCCGGTCACGGTGCGCAGCGACCTCTCGCTCGACGCGGTCAATGATGCCGGTGCGGATTCCGTGCGGGGCCACCAACAAGTTGCGGTAGGACAGCTTGCGTGAGTAGCCGGTGAGCGAATTGAACAAATCGGTCAGGTCGGCGCCGATATCGGGCGCGGCCGTCAGCAGCCCGACGTCCTCGTAGAGTCGCGCCGTCTTGCTGTTGTAGTTGCCGGTCCCGATATGGCAGTACCGCCGGATCGTGGGACCTTCGCGGCGCACCACCATCGCGGTCTTGCAGTGCGTCTTGAGCCCGACGAGCCCGTAGGCCACATGCACGCCCGCTTGCTCGAGTGCACGTGCCCAGGCGATGTTGGCTTGTTCGTCGAAGCGTGCCTTGATCTCGACCAGTGCCACCACTTGCTTTCCGGCTTCGGCGGCGTCGATCAACGCCCGGACGATCGGCGAATCGCCGGAGGTGCGGTACAGCGTCTGCTTGATCGCCAGTACGTTGGGGTCGGCGGCGGCCTGCTCGATGAAACGCTGCACGCTGGTGGAGAACGAGTCATACGGATGGTGCACCAGCACATCGCCTTCGCGCAGCGTCGCGAAGATGCTCTTGGGTGTTTCCCGCTCGGCGAAGGCGGGGTGGGTGGCTGGAACGAATGTCCGATCCTTGAGCGCGGGCCGGTCCACGGCGTAGACCTGCCACAACGACGACAGGTCCAACAGCCCGGGCACTTCGATGACATCGCCGGGATGCACGTCGAGTTCGCGTAGCAGCAGCTCCAGCATGCTCTCGGTCATGTCGTCCGCGATCTCAAGCCGCACCGGCGAACCGAACCGCCGCCGGGCCAGTTCTCGCTCGAGCGCCTGCAGCAGATCCTCGTCGCGGTCCTCCTCAACCTCGAAGTCGGCATTGCGGGTGATGCGAAACGCGTGATGCTCGACGATCTCCATGCCCGGGAACAGCACCGGAAGGAAGGCCGCGATCAGCTCCTCCATCGGCAGGAACCGGAGCACGGTTCGGCCTTCGGTCCCCACAGCTTCGTCGCCGCCCTCGGGTGCTGCGAGTTCGACGAAGCGGTCGACGTTGTCGGGCACCTTGACCCGTGCGAAATGCTGGGTGCCGTCCTCAGGTTGGCGCACCGTGACCGCCAGGTTCAGGCTCAACCCGCTGACAAAGGGGAAGGGGTGGGCGGGATCGACGGCCAGCGGCGTCAGGACGGGGAAGACTTGCTCATTGAAATAGGTCGACAGATGGTTGCGCTCAGCCTGATCCAAATCGGCCCAGGTGACGATGTAGATGCCCTCCTCGCCGAGCGCGGGTCGCACCGAATCCAGGAATACACGTGCGTGCCGGCTGGCGAGTTGCTGCGTCTGCTCGCCGATCCGGCCCAGTTGTTCGCGCGGTGTCAGACCGTCGGCGGAGCGAACCGACAACCCCATCTCGTCGCGGCGTTTGAGGCCGGCCACCCGGACCATGTAGAACTCATCGAGATTGGACGCGAAGATCGCCAGAAACTTGGCGCGCTCCAGCAATGGCAGTGAGTTGTCGGCGGCCAGGGCAAGCACGCGCGCGTTGAAGTCCAGCCAACTCAGCTCCCTGTTCAGGTAGCGGTCGGAGGGTAGCTGGTCGCTTATCGCGGCGGGGGTCGCAGCGGGCGGCGCTGCCAGGGCCGCGTCGCCTGGACGCCGCGCATTCTCCTCGGGCCGCACATCTGTGACGGGAGTGGTTTCGATTTCGGTCACCCTGCGATCATTGCCTATCACCCGGTGGCGTTGCCAGCACTGCGCGGGCAGAGGTTCGCGGTTGGTCTGCCGTTTACCCGCTGGATGCCTCGCCGCGTGGCCGCGTCCCCGTCAACGACGTGCGACGGCTCGCGCGGTCGCGGGCCCCACCCCGAGCTGCCGGGCGGCGGTCAGGTCGGCGGGCGTGTCGACGTCGCAGCGCAGGCCGGGCCAGGCGCCCGTCAGCTCGATCGCGCCCGAACGGCGGTGCCGCCCGGATGAATCCGGCCCGAACTGCGGATCGAGCGCGGTTCCGAACGCGCACAGTACCGCTGTGCCGGTCCCCAGCCGGTCGGCGACAAAGCTGCGCCGATGGTGGCGCGCCGCCGAGATCGCCTCGGCGAGTTCCTGAGTCTGCAATGCCGGCAAATCACCTTGCAGCACAACGATATTGGAGAAGGAACCGGCGACCACTCGTTCGGCGGCGGCGATGGCGTTGTTCAGTGGGTCGGCATCGTCTTCGGGAGTCGGGTCGGCCAGCACGTCGGCTCCGAGTTCGGCTGCCGCAGCCGCCGCGGCTTTGTCGGGTGTGATGACCGTGATCGAGCTCAGGGAGCCGACACCGGCTGCGGCGGTCAATGTGTCGGCGAGCATGGCCAGCACCACGTGCTCCCGAGTTCGCGCCGAGAACACCGGAGCCAACCGGGTCTTGGCGGCGGCCAACCGCTTGACGGCGATGATCAGCGCGACATCACCTTTGCCGTCGGCCCGTCTGCCGCTCATGAAGGTCATCCTGCCAGCGCTGATCCGCGCGTCGTCCGCGAGTGTCACGCTAGCGTGGTCCTGACAGCCGAACGTCGCGCTAGCGTGATGACGACTCGCCGGTGGGTCTAGGGTGTAGCGGCGCAATGCCGAATTGACGACACACGGGGGTGGTGGATGGTCGGTACGGGAAGCACAGTGGCGGTGATGGGCGCCGGTGCATGGGGCACGGTCCTGGCCAAGGTGCTCGTCGACGCCGGCGGTGAGGTCATCCTGTGGGCGCGGCGAGCCGAGGTCGCCGACCAGATCAATTCCACCCGCTACAACCCCGACTATTTGCCCGGCACGCTGTTGCCGCCGGGCATCCGGGCGACCGCGGATGCGGGGGAAGCACTCGCGGGCGTGACGACGGTGCTGCTGGGAGTGCCGGCGCAGACCATGCGGGCCAATCTCGAGCAGTGGGCCGGTTTATTCTGCGACGGCGCGACCCTGGTCAGCCTGGCCAAGGGCATTGAACTCGGCACGCTGATGCGGATGAGCCAGGTCATCCTGTCTGTGACCGGGGTGGACCCCAGCCAGGTCGCGGTGATTTCGGGACCCAACCTGGCCAGCGAGATCGCCCAATGCCAGCCCGCCGCCACCGTCGTCGCATGCAGTGACTCCGGCCGCGCGGTCGCCTTGCAGCGCATGCTGAACAGCGGGTACTTCCGGCCGTACACCAACGCCGATGTCGTCGGCACCGAGATCGGCGGGGCATGCAAGAACGTCATCGCGCTTGCGTGCGGGATGGCGGTCGGCGTCGGGCTGGGCGAGAACACCGCTGCGGCGATCATTACCCGGGGGCTGGCGGAGATCATCCGGCTCGGGACGGCACTCGGCGCCAACGGCGCGACGCTGGCCGGTCTGGCGGGGGTGGGTGATCTGGTCGCCACCTGCACCTCACCACGTTCGCGCAACCGGTCGTTCGGCGAACGCCTGGGTCGGGGCGAGACGATGCAGTCAGCACTGCACGGCTCTCCCGACGGCCGAGATGGCCACGTCGTCGAGGGGGTTACGTCGTGCGAGTCCGTGCTCGCGCTGGCGTCCAGCTACGACGTTGAAATGCCACTCACCGACGCGGTACACCGGGTCTGTCACCGGGCACTGTCGGTGGACGAGGCAATAGCGCGGCTGTTGGGGCGTCGCACCAAGCCCGAATGAGCCCGACCCAGCAAGTCCGACCCGGGCGCGACGCAACCGGTAGCCTCTTTAGGTTGTGAGTGCCAACGATCGGTCCCTGGGGCCACGGCCGTCACCCGATGGCCGTGTCCGCGTGGCCGTCGTGTTCGGTGGGCGCAGCAACGAGCACGCCATCTCATGCGTGTCCGCCGGCAGCATCCTGCGCAACCTGGATCCACGGCGGTTCGACGTGATCGCGGTCGGCATCACCCCGGAAGGTTCGTGGGTGCTCACCGATCCCAACCCGGACGCCCTGGCGATTGCAAACCGGGTGTTACCGCAGGTCCACGCCGGATCGGGGACCGAGCTGGCGCTGCCCGCCGATCCGCGGCGCGGTGGCCAGTTGGTGTCGCTGCCACCCGGCGCCGGTGACGTTCTGGCTTCGGTCGACGTGGTGTTTCCCGTGCTGCACGGCCCCTACGGTGAGGACGGGACGATCCAGGGACTGCTCGAACTCGCCGAGGTCCCCTACGTGGGCGCCGGTGTGCTGGCCAGTGCCGTGGGCCTGGACAAAGAATTCACCAAGAAGCTGCTCGCTGCCGATGGGCTTCCGGTGGGCGCCCACGCGGTGCTGCGGCCGTCGCGGCCGACGCTGCATCGGCAGGAGTGCGAGCGGCTGGGTTTGCCGGTGTTCGTCAAACCCGCCCGAGGCGGCTCGTCGATCGGAGTCAGCCGGGTGACGAGTTGGGATCAGCTGCCCGCCGCGATTGCGCAGGCCCGCCGGCATGACCCGAAGGTGATTGTCGAGGCCGCGATCAACGGCCGCGAGCTGGAATGCGGTGTGCTGGAAATGCCCGACGGCACGGTGGAAGCGAGCACGTTGGGGGAGATCCGGGTGGCCGGGGTGCGGGGGCGTGAGGATTCCTTTTACGACTTCGCGACCAAATATCTCGACGACGCGGCCGAATTGGACGTGCCCGCAAAGGTCGATGACGACGTCGCCGACGCGGTTCGTCAGCTGGCGATCCGGGCGTTCACGGCCATCGACTGCCAGGGGCTGGCCAGAGTGGACTTTTTCCTCACCGACGACGGGCCGGTGATCAACGAGCTCAACACGATGCCAGGATTCACCACGATCTCCATGTATCCGCGGATGTGGGCGGCCAGCGGTGTCGACTATCCGACCCTGCTGGCGACGATGGTGGAAACCGCGTTGGCGCGGGGTGTGGGCCTGCGCTGACCCCGCGCTATCGAGCTGGCGCCGGGTCGATCGGCACCGCGGCGATAGTGTGGTCGATCACATCTGACAACTCCTGGATTGGGGTGGGCCCCGATCCCGAGGGAAGGGTCAGCGCCACATACACCGGCCGGTCCACGGTGTACCAGGTGGACCGGCCCGGCTCGCCGGCGGATTCTGCGGTCACCCGAAACCACTGCACCCGGTCGACAACCTGTACGGGTGAACCCACCACGAACTCGGCGGGTCGGTCGAGTCCACAGCGCATAATCACCGGCGCGCCGTCCGGGGGCGCCCGCCAGGCTGTCGCACCCTCGGGCGCTGGCGAAGTGACGGGTGCGCGCTGATACTCGCCGAGTTGCTGCGGCAGCGCCGCCACCAGTGCTTTGCAGGCGGGACTGGCGGCCTGCGGGGCGGGCACGGCCGGAATGGCCAGGGGTTTTGGGGGGTGCTGCGGCGCTTGGCGGTTCGCCGCGACAACCAGGATTACCCCGATCGTCACCACCGCCAGCGCCACCGCGGCGATCATCAGCGCGCGCGGTGGCCCGTCGGACTCGGCTGTCACCTGCGGGGCCACCTCTCGACTCTCATACACTGGCGCGGTCCGCTCGCGCCGGCAGGGACCCAACTTACCGCAGGTCGGGCGAGGTGCTCGGGGGCCCGTCAGGGCCGCACAACGCCGGAGGAGGTGGCGTGCGCGATGACGCATCGGGGGAGTCCCCGACGCTGCAACAGCTAGGTGAGTTCACCGTGATCGACCGGTTGGTGCGCGGGCGTCGACAGCCCGCCACGGTGATGCTCGGGCCCGGCGACGACGCCGCGGTGGTGTCGGCTGGCGATGGCCGCACGGTGGTGTCGACGGACATGCTCGTGCAGGACAGGCACTTCCGGTTGGACTGGTCGACACCGCAGGACGTCGGCCGCAAGGCGATCGCTTCGAACGCCGCCGACATCGAGGCGATGGGCGCGCGAGTCACCGCGTTCGTGGTCGGCTTCGGAGCACCGCCCGATACGCCGGCGGCGCAGGTGAGCGCGCTGGTCGATGGAATGTGGGAGGAAGCGGGACGCCTCGGCACCGGTATCGCCGGCGGCGATCTGGTCAGCTGCGGCCGCTGGGTGGTGTCGGTCACCGCGCTTGGCGACCTCGACGGTCGCGCGCCGGTGCTGCGTTCCGGGGCGAAAGCTCCCTCGGTGCTTGCCATCGCCGGTGAGCCGGGCCGCTCGTCCGCCGGTTATGCCCTGTGGCGCAACGGGATTGAAGGCTTCACCGAATTGCGCCGCCGCCATCTGGTGCCGGAGCCGCCCTACGGCCAGGGCGTAGCGGCCGCCGCAGCCGGGGCTCAGGCGATGATCGACGTCTCCGACGGTCTGATCGCCGACCTGCGGCACGTCGCCGAGGCATCCGGGGTGAGCATCGACCTGTCTACCGCCGCGCTTGCCGCGGACCACGCTGCGCTGACCGCGGCCGCCGCCGCCGTGGGCGCTGATCCATGGTCGTGGGTGCTGGGCGGCGGTGAAGACCACGCCCTGCTGGCCTGCTTCGCCGGTGCGGCGCCGGCCGGGTGGCGCGTCATTGGCCGGGTACTGAACGGGCCCGCCCGGGTGCTTGTCGACGGCGTGCAGTGGCGTGGGTACGCGGGCTGGCAGTCGTTCGAGTAGTCGGGCAATCGACTAGGGTGACGCGGTGGCCCGTCCGCGCGCGAAAGGGGTGTAGTGACCGCACGGCCGTTGAGTGAACTCGTGGAGCGGGGGTGGGCTGGCGCGCTGGAGCCGGTGGCCGACCAGGTGGCTCAGCTGGGGCAGTTCTTGCGGGCCGAGATCGCGGCCGGGCG
The nucleotide sequence above comes from Mycobacterium decipiens. Encoded proteins:
- a CDS encoding D-alanine--D-alanine ligase family protein; this translates as MSANDRSLGPRPSPDGRVRVAVVFGGRSNEHAISCVSAGSILRNLDPRRFDVIAVGITPEGSWVLTDPNPDALAIANRVLPQVHAGSGTELALPADPRRGGQLVSLPPGAGDVLASVDVVFPVLHGPYGEDGTIQGLLELAEVPYVGAGVLASAVGLDKEFTKKLLAADGLPVGAHAVLRPSRPTLHRQECERLGLPVFVKPARGGSSIGVSRVTSWDQLPAAIAQARRHDPKVIVEAAINGRELECGVLEMPDGTVEASTLGEIRVAGVRGREDSFYDFATKYLDDAAELDVPAKVDDDVADAVRQLAIRAFTAIDCQGLARVDFFLTDDGPVINELNTMPGFTTISMYPRMWAASGVDYPTLLATMVETALARGVGLR
- a CDS encoding RNA degradosome polyphosphate kinase, whose translation is MIGNDRRVTEIETTPVTDVRPEENARRPGDAALAAPPAATPAAISDQLPSDRYLNRELSWLDFNARVLALAADNSLPLLERAKFLAIFASNLDEFYMVRVAGLKRRDEMGLSVRSADGLTPREQLGRIGEQTQQLASRHARVFLDSVRPALGEEGIYIVTWADLDQAERNHLSTYFNEQVFPVLTPLAVDPAHPFPFVSGLSLNLAVTVRQPEDGTQHFARVKVPDNVDRFVELAAPEGGDEAVGTEGRTVLRFLPMEELIAAFLPVLFPGMEIVEHHAFRITRNADFEVEEDRDEDLLQALERELARRRFGSPVRLEIADDMTESMLELLLRELDVHPGDVIEVPGLLDLSSLWQVYAVDRPALKDRTFVPATHPAFAERETPKSIFATLREGDVLVHHPYDSFSTSVQRFIEQAAADPNVLAIKQTLYRTSGDSPIVRALIDAAEAGKQVVALVEIKARFDEQANIAWARALEQAGVHVAYGLVGLKTHCKTAMVVRREGPTIRRYCHIGTGNYNSKTARLYEDVGLLTAAPDIGADLTDLFNSLTGYSRKLSYRNLLVAPHGIRTGIIDRVEREVAAHRDRGMGRIRLKMNALVDEQVIDALYRASRAGVRVEVVVRGICALRPGAEGLSENIIVRSILGRFLEHSRILHFRAIDEFWIGSADMMHRNLDRRVEVMAHVKDPRLTAQLDELFESTLDPSTRCWVLGPDGQWTASPQEGHSVRDHQESRMERHRSP
- a CDS encoding thiamine-phosphate kinase — translated: MRDDASGESPTLQQLGEFTVIDRLVRGRRQPATVMLGPGDDAAVVSAGDGRTVVSTDMLVQDRHFRLDWSTPQDVGRKAIASNAADIEAMGARVTAFVVGFGAPPDTPAAQVSALVDGMWEEAGRLGTGIAGGDLVSCGRWVVSVTALGDLDGRAPVLRSGAKAPSVLAIAGEPGRSSAGYALWRNGIEGFTELRRRHLVPEPPYGQGVAAAAAGAQAMIDVSDGLIADLRHVAEASGVSIDLSTAALAADHAALTAAAAAVGADPWSWVLGGGEDHALLACFAGAAPAGWRVIGRVLNGPARVLVDGVQWRGYAGWQSFE
- the leuD gene encoding 3-isopropylmalate dehydratase small subunit yields the protein METFHTHTGIGVPLRRSNVDTDQIIPAVFLKRVTRTGFEDGLFASWRSDPSFVLNLSPFDRGSVLVAGPDFGTGSSREHAVWALMDYGFRVVISSRFGDIFRGNAGKAGLLAAEVAQDDVELLWKLIEQSPGLEITANLQDRNITAGTVVLPFKIDDHTAWRLLEGLDDIALTLRKLDEIEAFEAAYPLWKPRTLPTP
- a CDS encoding DUF3515 domain-containing protein; amino-acid sequence: MTAESDGPPRALMIAAVALAVVTIGVILVVAANRQAPQHPPKPLAIPAVPAPQAASPACKALVAALPQQLGEYQRAPVTSPAPEGATAWRAPPDGAPVIMRCGLDRPAEFVVGSPVQVVDRVQWFRVTAESAGEPGRSTWYTVDRPVYVALTLPSGSGPTPIQELSDVIDHTIAAVPIDPAPAR
- a CDS encoding NUDIX hydrolase, translating into MSIQNSSARGRSSGGTVYAAGAVLWRPRAASSGETVEIAVIHRPRYDDWSLPKGKVDPGETAPVGAVREILEETGHHASLGRRILAVSYPIDSPARSVKKVHYWAARSTGGEFSPGSEVDELVWLSVPDAMNKLDYALDRKVLRRFAKHPADTKTVLVVRHGTAGSKARFSGDDTKRPLDKKGRAQAEALVPQLLAFGATDVYAADRVRCHQTMEPLAAELGVAISSEPALTEEAYAKNPKRGRRRVLRLAAQAGTPVICTQGKVIPDLIAWWCERDGVQPDKSRNHKGSTWVLSLSAGRVVTADHIGGALAANVRA
- the cofC gene encoding 2-phospho-L-lactate guanylyltransferase — its product is MSGRRADGKGDVALIIAVKRLAAAKTRLAPVFSARTREHVVLAMLADTLTAAAGVGSLSSITVITPDKAAAAAAAELGADVLADPTPEDDADPLNNAIAAAERVVAGSFSNIVVLQGDLPALQTQELAEAISAARHHRRSFVADRLGTGTAVLCAFGTALDPQFGPDSSGRHRRSGAIELTGAWPGLRCDVDTPADLTAARQLGVGPATARAVARR
- the leuC gene encoding 3-isopropylmalate dehydratase large subunit, with protein sequence MALQTRKPRTLAEKVWEDHVVVAGSSAEGGGPDLIYIDLHLVHEVTSPQAFDGLRLAGRQVRRPDLTLATEDHNVPTLDIDEPIADPVSRTQVETLRRNCAEFGIRLHPMGDIEQGIVHVVGPQLGLTQPGMTIVCGDSHTSTHGAFGALAMGIGTSEVEHVLATQTLPLRPFKTMAVNVDGQLSAGVTAKDIILALIAKIGTGGGQGHVIEYRGSAIESLSMEGRMTICNMSIEAGARAGMIAPDETTYEFLRTRPHAPSGANWDAAVGYWRQLRTDPGAVFDTEVYLDAASLSPFVTWGTNPGQGVPLAAAVPDPQLMTDDAQRQAAEKALAYMDLRPGIAMRDIQVDAVFVGSCTNGRIEDLRVVAEVLRGRKVADGVRMLIVPGSMRVRAQAEAEGLGEIFTKAGAEWRQAGCSMCLGMNPDQLAPGERCAATSNRNFEGRQGKGGRTHLVSPAVAAATAVRGTLSAPADLN
- a CDS encoding HU family DNA-binding protein, with amino-acid sequence MNKAELIDVLTQKLGSDRRQATAAVENVVDTIVRAVHKGDSVTITGFGVFEQRRRAARVARNPRTGETVKVRPTSVPAFRPGAQFKAVVSGAQRLPSEGPAVKRGVATSAAKKAAKKAPARKATKATTSTSRAKKAVTKAPARKAATKAPAKKTVTKAPAKKAVTKATKAPAKKVTKVVKKATTARAKAPVRKAATKAPAKKAATKRPASKAPAKKATARRGRK
- a CDS encoding NAD(P)H-dependent glycerol-3-phosphate dehydrogenase — translated: MVGTGSTVAVMGAGAWGTVLAKVLVDAGGEVILWARRAEVADQINSTRYNPDYLPGTLLPPGIRATADAGEALAGVTTVLLGVPAQTMRANLEQWAGLFCDGATLVSLAKGIELGTLMRMSQVILSVTGVDPSQVAVISGPNLASEIAQCQPAATVVACSDSGRAVALQRMLNSGYFRPYTNADVVGTEIGGACKNVIALACGMAVGVGLGENTAAAIITRGLAEIIRLGTALGANGATLAGLAGVGDLVATCTSPRSRNRSFGERLGRGETMQSALHGSPDGRDGHVVEGVTSCESVLALASSYDVEMPLTDAVHRVCHRALSVDEAIARLLGRRTKPE